The following are encoded in a window of Chloroflexota bacterium genomic DNA:
- a CDS encoding sodium/proline symporter, which translates to MVDAWELAVFIAYFAVLIGIAVFRARRMRAMSDYVLGGRKLSSFTTALSASSSTTSAWTILALPALAFAGGVTHLWTVVALVAGSWICWTVVAKRLRRYTIAADDALTLPEFLEKRFGDTSHLLRTLAALLTILFVIFYVSSGLVAGAKLLESEFGVEYTPGILITLIAVASYTFIGGFLAVSRTDVFQSVLMLVGFMIVPLALIVVAGESLLRAGSDTPGFWNPLTDPDNNPVTPVMLLSAVGWGLGFFGSQRILQRFMAIEGESSIPAGRRIGTIWIALMYATAVVLGVIALPALTELDLLEAVADPERIYLVVAVAFFHPVITGLLMTTLIAAVMSTADSQLLLASAVAADDVPVLRRLTYSRAAYARVWIGRGLLVVIGIVAAVLALVAQESVLQLVTYAWGGMGAAFGPVTILALYWRRFNLWGASAAIVTGTLVSSIWWASSGGPGGVMDIHPATPGFVLGMIAAVAVSLLTPPPAAATVRTFDRVIGEREAAA; encoded by the coding sequence ATGGTGGACGCCTGGGAACTTGCGGTCTTCATCGCCTATTTTGCGGTGCTTATCGGCATCGCCGTGTTTCGCGCCCGGCGCATGCGAGCGATGTCGGACTATGTGCTCGGCGGACGCAAGCTCAGCAGCTTCACCACGGCCCTGAGCGCCAGCTCTTCGACGACGAGCGCCTGGACGATCCTTGCCCTGCCGGCGCTGGCCTTTGCTGGGGGCGTGACCCACCTGTGGACCGTCGTCGCCCTCGTGGCCGGCAGTTGGATCTGCTGGACGGTGGTGGCGAAGCGGCTGCGGCGCTACACCATTGCGGCCGACGATGCGCTGACTCTGCCCGAATTCCTTGAGAAACGGTTTGGCGACACCTCGCACCTCCTGCGCACGCTGGCCGCGTTGCTGACGATTCTCTTTGTCATCTTCTATGTGAGCTCAGGCTTGGTCGCGGGCGCCAAGCTGCTGGAATCCGAATTTGGCGTCGAATACACCCCCGGCATTCTGATCACGTTGATCGCCGTGGCGTCCTACACGTTCATCGGCGGATTCCTGGCCGTCTCCCGCACCGACGTCTTTCAGTCGGTGTTGATGCTGGTCGGCTTCATGATCGTGCCGCTGGCGCTGATCGTCGTCGCGGGCGAGTCGTTGCTGCGCGCGGGCTCCGACACGCCGGGATTCTGGAATCCGCTGACCGATCCCGACAACAATCCCGTCACGCCGGTCATGCTGCTCTCCGCCGTTGGATGGGGCCTGGGCTTCTTTGGCTCACAGCGAATCTTGCAACGATTCATGGCGATCGAAGGCGAGTCGAGCATTCCCGCGGGGCGGCGGATCGGCACGATCTGGATCGCGCTGATGTACGCCACGGCGGTGGTGTTGGGCGTCATCGCGCTCCCCGCGCTTACCGAACTAGACCTGCTGGAAGCGGTGGCCGACCCGGAGCGGATTTACCTGGTGGTGGCGGTGGCGTTCTTCCATCCCGTCATCACGGGATTGCTGATGACCACGTTGATCGCGGCGGTCATGAGCACGGCGGACTCCCAGTTGCTCCTGGCGTCGGCGGTCGCGGCGGACGACGTGCCGGTGCTTCGACGGCTCACCTATTCCCGCGCGGCCTACGCGCGCGTGTGGATTGGCCGCGGACTGCTGGTCGTGATCGGCATCGTGGCGGCGGTGCTGGCGCTGGTGGCCCAGGAGTCGGTGTTGCAGTTGGTCACCTATGCCTGGGGCGGCATGGGCGCCGCCTTCGGGCCGGTGACGATCCTGGCGCTGTACTGGCGCCGCTTCAACCTCTGGGGCGCGAGCGCGGCGATCGTGACCGGCACGCTCGTGTCCTCGATCTGGTGGGCATCCTCCGGAGGCCCGGGCGGCGTGATGGACATCCACCCGGCAACCCCGGGGTTCGTGCTGGGGATGATTGCGGCCGTTGCGGTTTCGCTGCTCACGCCGCCGCCCGCGGCGGCGACGGTGCGGACGTTCGACCGGGTGATCGGCGAGCGCGAGGCCGCAGCCTAG